One Sphingomonas sabuli genomic region harbors:
- a CDS encoding cellulase family glycosylhydrolase, which translates to MAAMGTFTRIAAAFALLTGSAAGAQDSPGFLDVKGTQIVDGQGRPVILRGMGLGGWMLQEGYMLKLGEVGPQHAIHRKLAELVGQEAVDAFQRAWLDNHMTKADLDAYARWGFNSVRLPMHWNLFLDPSAPAGTTRFNEDGFRRLDALLQWAAANRMWVMLDLHAAPGGQGTDLPISDRDPTKPSLWESAENQRLTVELWREIARRYADNPWVGAYDLVNEPNWDFDGQGGHGCEDKKNGPIEALYKRITSAIRTHDKRHIIVIEGNCWGNNYAGITPDWDPKLVLSFHKYWNRNTDAALAGILKLRKETGRPIWLGESGENSNGWYRDAIRLAEGHGIGWAWWPHKKMGFNQPLEIRPNPGWDEIVAWMTGKGPRPDPAAARTAMMRVATHDIAFPNLIQHRDVVDAMIRQPHDDTTLPFADHRLGPAGVAIAAVDYDLGAPGIAYRDTVEGNYHVDTGGERTPWNDGTTYRNDGVDIAREADGAPFVTAFERGEWLHYTVAADGAGVRPGRLVIAAESPATLWVSLNGGARLAFAVPAAQGWSDVPLPPLAFQDGTNRLVVGVAAGRVRLQSIRLGR; encoded by the coding sequence ATGGCCGCCATGGGAACGTTCACACGGATCGCCGCCGCTTTCGCCCTGCTGACGGGCTCCGCCGCCGGGGCGCAGGACTCGCCCGGTTTCCTCGACGTCAAGGGCACGCAGATCGTCGACGGCCAGGGCCGGCCGGTCATCCTGCGTGGCATGGGGCTTGGCGGCTGGATGCTGCAGGAAGGCTATATGCTCAAGCTGGGCGAGGTCGGGCCGCAGCACGCCATCCACCGCAAGCTGGCCGAACTGGTCGGGCAGGAAGCGGTCGACGCCTTCCAGCGCGCCTGGCTCGACAATCACATGACCAAGGCGGACCTGGACGCCTATGCCCGCTGGGGGTTCAACAGCGTGCGCCTGCCGATGCACTGGAACCTGTTCCTCGACCCGTCGGCCCCGGCCGGGACGACGCGCTTCAACGAGGACGGGTTCCGAAGGCTAGACGCGTTGCTGCAATGGGCGGCGGCGAACCGCATGTGGGTGATGCTCGACCTCCATGCCGCGCCGGGCGGGCAAGGCACCGATTTGCCGATTTCCGACCGCGACCCGACCAAGCCGTCGCTGTGGGAAAGCGCGGAAAACCAGCGGCTGACGGTGGAATTGTGGCGTGAGATTGCCCGCCGCTACGCCGACAATCCGTGGGTCGGCGCGTACGACCTGGTCAACGAGCCGAACTGGGACTTTGACGGCCAGGGCGGCCACGGTTGCGAAGACAAGAAGAACGGGCCGATCGAAGCGCTGTACAAGCGCATCACCAGCGCCATCCGCACCCACGACAAGCGCCACATCATCGTCATCGAAGGCAATTGCTGGGGCAACAATTACGCCGGGATCACGCCCGATTGGGACCCGAAACTGGTGCTCAGCTTCCACAAATATTGGAATCGCAACACCGACGCCGCCCTCGCCGGCATCCTCAAGCTGCGCAAGGAAACCGGCCGCCCGATCTGGCTGGGCGAAAGCGGCGAGAATTCCAACGGCTGGTATCGCGATGCGATCAGGCTGGCCGAAGGCCACGGCATCGGCTGGGCCTGGTGGCCGCACAAGAAAATGGGCTTCAATCAGCCCCTGGAAATCCGTCCCAACCCGGGGTGGGATGAGATCGTTGCCTGGATGACCGGCAAGGGACCGCGACCGGACCCAGCCGCGGCGCGCACCGCGATGATGCGCGTTGCGACCCACGACATCGCTTTCCCCAATCTGATCCAGCACCGCGACGTGGTCGACGCGATGATCCGCCAGCCGCACGATGACACCACCCTGCCCTTCGCCGATCATCGACTCGGCCCCGCCGGGGTGGCCATCGCCGCGGTCGATTACGACCTTGGCGCGCCGGGTATCGCCTATCGCGACACCGTCGAAGGCAACTACCATGTCGATACCGGTGGCGAGCGCACCCCGTGGAACGACGGCACCACCTATCGCAACGACGGCGTCGACATCGCCCGCGAAGCCGACGGCGCGCCGTTCGTCACCGCTTTCGAGCGCGGCGAATGGCTTCACTACACGGTGGCGGCGGACGGCGCGGGCGTTCGCCCCGGTCGGCTGGTGATCGCCGCCGAATCGCCCGCGACCCTGTGGGTCAGCCTCAACGGCGGCGCGCGGCTCGCCTTTGCCGTACCGGCAGCGCAAGGCTGGAGCGACGTGCCGCTGCCGCCGCTGGCTTTCCAGGACGGCACCAATCGGCTGGTCGTCGGAGTCGCGGCCGGCCGTGTCCGGCTGCAGTCGATCCGGTTGGGCCGCTAG
- a CDS encoding acyl-CoA thioesterase gives MPADTNPYGGVFGGWLMGQMGLACGSFASRHSNGKAILVAADAVRFPGAMAVGDELSVYVDLLRQGRTSLRLKAEAVARVRDGEAEKVVAEGEFTFVALDGDGQPRAIPAKP, from the coding sequence ATGCCCGCCGACACCAATCCGTACGGCGGCGTGTTCGGCGGCTGGCTGATGGGGCAGATGGGTCTGGCCTGCGGGTCGTTCGCGTCGCGGCACAGCAACGGCAAGGCGATCCTGGTCGCGGCCGACGCGGTACGCTTTCCCGGCGCGATGGCGGTGGGCGACGAATTGTCCGTCTACGTCGACCTGCTCAGGCAGGGGCGGACGTCGCTGCGGCTGAAGGCCGAGGCGGTCGCCCGCGTGCGCGACGGCGAAGCGGAAAAGGTCGTCGCGGAAGGCGAATTCACGTTCGTCGCGCTCGACGGCGACGGCCAGCCGCGCGCAATCCCGGCTAAGCCCTAA
- a CDS encoding copper chaperone PCu(A)C yields MKPALYLAAVLLTACSGEAPAPDVAVQDAWVRATLPGQSVGAAYLTIANRGGGTDRLVGVSTPAGNAALHASTMDGGVMRMRALDGLDIPANATVDLKPHGTHVMITGVAQPLSTGQSVPLRLTFERSGVRDVTAAVRPGNAL; encoded by the coding sequence ATGAAACCTGCCCTTTATCTCGCCGCCGTCCTGCTCACCGCCTGCAGCGGGGAGGCGCCGGCCCCCGACGTCGCCGTGCAGGACGCCTGGGTGCGCGCGACGCTGCCCGGCCAATCGGTCGGCGCGGCCTATCTGACCATCGCCAACCGGGGCGGCGGGACGGACCGGCTGGTCGGCGTCTCCACGCCCGCCGGAAATGCTGCCTTGCATGCGTCGACCATGGACGGCGGCGTGATGCGGATGCGCGCCCTCGACGGCCTCGACATCCCGGCCAACGCCACGGTCGATCTGAAGCCGCACGGAACCCACGTCATGATCACTGGCGTTGCCCAGCCGCTCAGCACCGGACAGTCGGTGCCGCTGCGCCTGACGTTCGAAAGGTCCGGCGTGCGCGACGTCACCGCGGCGGTCCGGCCGGGGAATGCGCTGTGA
- a CDS encoding response regulator — protein MIRVVLVDDQMLVRQGVRGLLELLPDIEVVGEACDGEEALAVVPELKPDVLLLDVRMPRLDGIAVLKGLAAMDALPPTLVLTTFDDGDAALEAAKAGAKGLMLKDVSLEQLAEAIRSLAGNGSALQPAMTESLMAAIRRNAEPPPDDFKGDTLTAREREILHLICAGYSNKEIADVLSLAEGTVKNHVSNLLLKLGARDRTRAALKALQHGHLR, from the coding sequence ATGATCCGGGTTGTCCTTGTCGACGACCAGATGCTCGTCCGCCAAGGGGTGCGGGGGCTGCTCGAACTCCTGCCCGATATCGAAGTCGTCGGCGAAGCGTGCGACGGCGAGGAAGCGCTGGCGGTCGTGCCGGAGCTCAAGCCCGACGTGCTTTTGCTCGACGTGCGCATGCCGCGGCTCGACGGCATTGCGGTGCTCAAGGGGCTGGCCGCCATGGACGCGTTGCCGCCGACGCTTGTGCTGACGACGTTCGACGATGGCGATGCCGCGCTCGAAGCGGCCAAGGCCGGGGCCAAGGGCCTGATGCTCAAGGACGTGTCGCTGGAACAGCTGGCGGAGGCGATCCGATCGCTGGCCGGCAATGGCTCGGCGCTGCAGCCGGCGATGACCGAAAGCCTGATGGCCGCCATCCGCCGCAACGCCGAACCCCCGCCCGACGATTTCAAGGGCGACACGCTGACCGCCCGCGAGCGCGAGATCCTCCACCTCATTTGCGCGGGCTACAGCAACAAGGAAATCGCCGACGTGCTGTCGCTCGCGGAAGGCACCGTGAAGAACCACGTTTCCAACCTGCTGCTCAAGCTTGGCGCCCGCGACCGGACTCGCGCCGCCTTGAAGGCGTTGCAGCACGGGCATCTGCGCTAG
- a CDS encoding SCO family protein, which translates to MKQLRLVLWGLVALALAGLAFLLLRPAPPVANAPQVAVQSSFGAPFNLVDAQGRPFASSQLNGTPYALFFGFTHCPDVCPTTLARLAKLRTELGQGDDAFRIVFVTVDPDRDGPKEVGAYADAFNTPIVGLTGTAAQIDRVKKDFGIYSAKVPGDGADYSVDHTATVLLFDRNGKFVATIAPDEQDGPALDKIRRIAG; encoded by the coding sequence GTGAAGCAGCTCCGGCTCGTCCTGTGGGGCCTCGTCGCGCTGGCGCTCGCCGGGCTTGCATTCCTCCTGTTGCGGCCGGCGCCGCCCGTTGCGAACGCGCCGCAGGTCGCCGTCCAGTCCAGCTTCGGCGCGCCGTTCAATCTGGTCGATGCGCAGGGCCGGCCCTTCGCCAGCAGTCAGCTCAACGGCACGCCCTATGCGCTGTTCTTCGGTTTCACCCATTGCCCGGATGTCTGCCCGACGACGCTGGCGCGGCTGGCGAAGCTGCGCACCGAATTGGGGCAGGGTGACGATGCCTTTCGGATCGTCTTCGTCACCGTCGATCCGGATCGCGACGGACCGAAGGAAGTCGGCGCATATGCCGATGCCTTCAACACGCCGATCGTCGGGCTGACCGGTACAGCGGCACAGATCGACCGGGTCAAAAAGGACTTCGGCATCTATTCGGCCAAGGTGCCGGGGGACGGCGCGGACTATAGCGTCGACCATACGGCGACGGTCCTGCTGTTCGACCGCAACGGCAAGTTCGTCGCAACCATCGCGCCCGACGAACAGGACGGTCCGGCGCTGGACAAGATCCGGCGCATCGCCGGCTGA
- the astD gene encoding succinylglutamate-semialdehyde dehydrogenase, with protein sequence MHSSLVSNNPATGEEIWSGTPGDAAAEVAAARAALPDWAAHSPSFRMEALRRFANVVRKHDKDFAALISRETGKPFWEAQTEVGAVINKVEISIAAYAERTPKRTVEAALSNKVTVRHKPHGVLAVLGPYNFPAHLPNGHIVPALIAGNAVVFKPSEKTPATGEFLVRCFHQAGIPEGVVRLLQGGPDQGKALAGDAGIDGLLFTGSARAGTALHRQFAETPQKILALELGGNNPLVIWNPKDLDAAAAIAVQSAYLSAGQRCTAARQLIVEDGQEKPLIDTIARMIDRIIVDEPFAEPQPFMGPVIDNATADHLQEQWVELMMKGGKPIRRLDRPFEDRPYLTPALIDVTDARDIPDEEIFGPVLQVVRVKDFDAAIAAANKSRFGLAASLVGGSPEMFEQFWAHVHAGVINWNKPTNGAPSNAPFGGVGLSGNHRPSAFYAADYCAYPVTSVQAYSVRASIAQGLRDPNMVED encoded by the coding sequence ATGCACAGCAGCCTTGTTTCGAACAATCCGGCGACGGGCGAGGAAATCTGGTCGGGCACGCCGGGCGACGCCGCCGCCGAAGTGGCCGCGGCCCGCGCCGCGCTGCCGGACTGGGCGGCCCATTCGCCGTCCTTCCGGATGGAGGCGCTACGCCGCTTCGCCAACGTGGTGCGCAAGCACGACAAGGACTTCGCCGCGCTGATCTCGCGGGAAACCGGCAAGCCCTTTTGGGAAGCGCAGACCGAAGTCGGCGCGGTTATCAACAAGGTCGAGATTTCGATCGCCGCTTATGCCGAACGCACGCCCAAGCGGACGGTCGAGGCAGCGCTCAGCAATAAGGTCACCGTCCGCCACAAGCCGCACGGCGTCCTGGCGGTTCTCGGCCCCTATAATTTCCCTGCGCACCTGCCCAACGGGCACATCGTCCCGGCGCTGATCGCCGGCAATGCCGTGGTCTTCAAGCCGTCGGAAAAAACCCCGGCGACCGGCGAATTCCTGGTCCGTTGCTTTCACCAGGCCGGCATTCCCGAAGGCGTGGTCCGGTTGCTGCAGGGCGGTCCGGACCAGGGCAAGGCGCTGGCGGGCGACGCCGGCATCGACGGCTTGCTGTTCACCGGGTCGGCCCGCGCCGGCACCGCGCTGCACAGGCAGTTCGCCGAAACGCCGCAGAAGATCCTCGCGCTCGAACTGGGCGGCAACAACCCGCTGGTCATCTGGAACCCCAAGGACCTTGACGCCGCCGCAGCGATCGCGGTCCAGTCGGCCTATCTGAGCGCCGGGCAGCGCTGCACCGCGGCGCGTCAGCTGATCGTCGAGGACGGGCAGGAAAAGCCGCTGATCGATACGATCGCGCGGATGATCGACCGGATCATCGTCGACGAACCGTTCGCGGAGCCGCAGCCGTTCATGGGCCCGGTGATCGACAATGCCACCGCCGACCATCTGCAGGAACAGTGGGTGGAGCTGATGATGAAGGGCGGCAAGCCCATCCGCCGGCTCGACCGCCCGTTCGAGGACCGGCCGTATTTGACCCCCGCGCTGATCGACGTCACCGATGCCCGCGACATTCCCGACGAGGAAATCTTCGGGCCGGTGCTGCAGGTCGTCAGGGTCAAGGATTTCGACGCCGCCATCGCCGCCGCCAACAAGTCACGCTTCGGACTGGCCGCGAGCCTGGTCGGCGGCAGTCCCGAGATGTTCGAGCAATTCTGGGCGCATGTTCACGCCGGGGTGATCAACTGGAACAAGCCGACCAACGGCGCCCCGTCCAACGCGCCTTTCGGCGGCGTCGGCCTGTCGGGCAACCATCGGCCAAGCGCCTTTTATGCCGCCGATTATTGCGCCTATCCGGTGACCAGCGTGCAGGCGTACAGCGTCCGCGCGTCGATCGCGCAAGGGCTGCGCGACCCCAATATGGTCGAGGATTAG
- a CDS encoding sensor histidine kinase, producing MTRHFSSRHRWLFSLAALFVWAVIGARVVESIVTATPLRGSLVSPLWLVPFALCGLAMLGSMTLRLSKVQWWSLIAVQFVSILAMIVLLNWSLMAMFLVPLAWQVGFALPALRAVGLVLAQTIVANLVLAIVPNPDLCWVNWMAFGLQMSTLVTAVALRREAETAEALASAHAVIANNARDAERTRISRELHDAWGHELTALGLQLEIASHVSDLGRANDHVLKARGLASELLGKVRDVVSTLREAERCDLKQALEALAERVPSPAVHVDVSSRVQLTPDQAYALMRCAQEAVTNAVRHSQAKNLWLQVASDEGGVRLIAQDDGAARPAPSKAGSGLRGMRERVELLGGKLAVRKERGAGFTVDAWLPLGPPQPA from the coding sequence ATGACACGCCATTTCAGCAGCCGGCATCGCTGGCTCTTCAGTCTCGCGGCCCTGTTCGTCTGGGCCGTGATTGGTGCGCGGGTGGTCGAATCGATCGTCACCGCCACGCCGTTGCGAGGGTCGCTGGTCTCGCCGTTATGGCTGGTCCCGTTTGCGCTGTGCGGCCTAGCAATGCTTGGCTCGATGACGCTGCGGCTGTCCAAGGTGCAATGGTGGTCGCTCATCGCGGTCCAGTTCGTCTCGATCCTGGCAATGATCGTGCTGCTCAACTGGTCGCTGATGGCGATGTTTCTCGTGCCTTTGGCCTGGCAGGTCGGCTTTGCTCTGCCGGCCCTTCGCGCGGTTGGGCTGGTCCTGGCGCAAACGATCGTCGCCAACCTCGTCCTCGCCATCGTGCCCAACCCGGACCTTTGCTGGGTCAACTGGATGGCGTTCGGGCTGCAGATGTCGACGCTGGTCACCGCGGTCGCCCTGCGGCGCGAAGCGGAAACCGCAGAGGCGCTGGCAAGCGCGCATGCGGTCATCGCCAACAATGCCCGCGACGCGGAACGGACGCGTATCTCCCGCGAACTCCACGATGCCTGGGGTCACGAACTCACCGCGCTCGGCTTGCAGCTGGAAATCGCCAGCCATGTCAGCGACCTCGGGCGCGCCAACGACCATGTACTCAAGGCGCGCGGTCTTGCCAGCGAACTCCTGGGGAAGGTCCGCGACGTCGTTTCGACATTGCGCGAAGCCGAGCGCTGCGACCTAAAGCAAGCGCTCGAAGCGCTGGCCGAACGCGTGCCGTCGCCGGCCGTGCACGTCGACGTATCGTCGCGCGTGCAGCTCACGCCCGACCAGGCGTACGCCCTAATGCGGTGCGCGCAGGAAGCGGTGACTAATGCCGTGCGCCATTCCCAGGCCAAGAACCTGTGGCTTCAGGTCGCGTCCGACGAAGGCGGCGTGCGGTTGATCGCGCAGGATGACGGCGCGGCCCGCCCGGCGCCGTCGAAGGCCGGTTCCGGACTGCGCGGCATGCGCGAGCGGGTCGAACTGCTGGGCGGAAAGCTCGCGGTCCGCAAGGAGCGCGGCGCAGGCTTCACCGTCGATGCGTGGCTGCCGCTGGGACCGCCGCAACCCGCATGA
- a CDS encoding universal stress protein — MRTYLVVIDDSDEARVALRFAARRAAKTEGSVEVLAVVPPQDFVQWGGVQAAIEEEQKLRIEGVVSGAVGEIFDAAGIKPAIVLRQGDAVKVVNEYLAGRDDIAALVLGAAPGGDPGPLVAHFTGKDAGNMACPVMMIPGSLTDERLEQLS, encoded by the coding sequence GTGCGCACTTATCTGGTCGTGATCGACGACAGCGACGAAGCGCGCGTCGCGCTTCGCTTTGCTGCGCGCCGGGCGGCGAAGACCGAAGGCAGCGTCGAGGTGCTGGCGGTCGTCCCGCCGCAGGATTTCGTCCAGTGGGGCGGGGTCCAGGCGGCGATCGAGGAAGAACAGAAATTGCGTATCGAAGGCGTCGTGTCCGGCGCCGTTGGCGAGATTTTCGACGCCGCGGGGATCAAGCCGGCGATCGTGCTGCGTCAGGGCGACGCGGTGAAAGTGGTCAACGAATATCTGGCCGGCCGCGACGACATCGCCGCGCTGGTGCTGGGCGCCGCGCCGGGCGGCGACCCCGGCCCGCTGGTCGCCCATTTCACCGGCAAGGATGCCGGCAACATGGCCTGCCCGGTGATGATGATCCCCGGTTCGCTGACCGACGAACGGCTGGAGCAGCTGAGCTAG
- a CDS encoding pyruvate dehydrogenase complex dihydrolipoamide acetyltransferase — protein sequence MPIELKMPALSPTMEEGTLAKWLVKEGDTVASGDILAEIETDKATMEFEAVDEGTIAKILVAEGTDAVKVGQPIAILAGEGEDAATAASAAPAADAPPAKDAQPEKADTQPAPKAAEASKAAPAAPAPRADGERIKASPLARRIAEDKGIDLAALKGSGPGGRIVRADLDSAPAKGEAAKPATTAAAPAAAAAAATPVEPGDIPHEAVKLSNMRKTIARRLTESKQQIPHIYLTLDIQLDALLKLRGELNKGLEPRGVKLSVNDLLIKALAMALIEVPECNVSFAGDTLIKYSRADISVAVSIPGGLITPIVANADGKSVSAISTEMKDLASRAKDGKLAPEEYQGGTASLSNMGMFGIKHFEAVINPPQAMIMAIGAGDKRPYVINDSLQIATIMSATGSFDHRAIDGADGARLMKAFKRLIENPLGMLA from the coding sequence ATGCCGATCGAGCTCAAAATGCCTGCGCTGTCGCCGACGATGGAAGAAGGCACGCTCGCCAAGTGGCTGGTCAAGGAGGGCGACACGGTCGCGTCCGGCGACATCCTCGCGGAAATCGAAACCGACAAGGCGACGATGGAGTTCGAGGCGGTCGACGAAGGCACCATCGCCAAGATCCTCGTCGCCGAGGGCACGGACGCGGTTAAGGTCGGCCAGCCGATCGCCATCCTCGCCGGCGAAGGCGAAGACGCCGCCACTGCGGCAAGTGCGGCGCCCGCAGCCGATGCGCCGCCCGCGAAGGACGCGCAGCCCGAGAAGGCGGATACGCAGCCCGCGCCTAAGGCGGCAGAAGCCTCCAAGGCCGCACCGGCCGCGCCAGCGCCCCGCGCCGACGGAGAGCGCATCAAGGCATCGCCGCTGGCGCGCCGGATTGCAGAGGACAAGGGCATCGATCTGGCCGCGCTGAAGGGCAGCGGGCCGGGCGGGCGGATCGTCAGGGCCGACCTCGATTCGGCACCGGCCAAAGGCGAAGCGGCAAAGCCGGCGACCACCGCGGCTGCCCCCGCCGCCGCCGCCGCCGCCGCCACGCCGGTCGAACCGGGCGACATCCCGCACGAAGCGGTCAAGCTGTCGAACATGCGCAAGACGATCGCGCGCCGGTTGACCGAATCGAAGCAGCAGATCCCGCATATCTACCTGACCCTCGACATCCAGCTCGACGCGCTGCTCAAGCTGCGCGGCGAATTGAACAAGGGCCTGGAACCGCGCGGCGTAAAACTGTCGGTCAACGACTTGCTGATCAAGGCGCTGGCGATGGCCCTGATCGAAGTGCCGGAATGCAATGTCAGCTTCGCCGGCGACACGCTGATCAAATACAGCCGCGCCGACATCTCGGTCGCGGTATCGATCCCCGGCGGACTGATCACCCCGATCGTCGCCAATGCCGACGGCAAGAGCGTGTCGGCCATTTCGACCGAGATGAAGGACCTCGCGTCCCGCGCCAAGGACGGCAAGCTGGCGCCCGAGGAATATCAGGGCGGCACCGCCAGCCTGAGCAACATGGGCATGTTCGGAATCAAGCATTTCGAAGCGGTGATCAATCCGCCACAGGCGATGATCATGGCCATCGGCGCGGGCGACAAGCGGCCGTACGTCATCAACGACAGCCTGCAGATCGCGACGATCATGTCGGCCACCGGCAGCTTCGACCACCGCGCCATCGACGGCGCCGACGGCGCCCGCTTGATGAAGGCGTTCAAGCGGCTGATCGAAAATCCGCTGGGGATGCTGGCCTGA
- a CDS encoding serine hydrolase domain-containing protein — translation MSSAGAAVAAVPTAPASPGKEAAASYFPPDEELQKMLVTVVGRGEVKGVVLGLLEPDGRRRIVSFGDAGTGEPPLSGDTGFEIGSITKTFTTTVLADMVRKGEVALDDPVSKYLPAGVRVPSRGGRQITLVDLATHMSGLPRSPVGYQVPDMNNPFAAFEAKHLYAFLSSYELDRDIGARFEYSNLGGGLLGHALARAAGAASIDALIGERILAPLGMSATGFGRQSNLRHPMAKGHNPQGEVVPHWTWAVLAGAGGLRSTAADMLTYLEANIGAPQSPLEAAMRDAHQPRRPTSDRGDSVALGWQHLQRGGRTIIHHGARTSGFQSYIGFDPQTGAGAIVLGNSRGFNAHSTIVLQMLRVPGAP, via the coding sequence ATGTCGTCGGCCGGGGCCGCGGTCGCGGCGGTTCCGACCGCCCCGGCTTCGCCGGGCAAAGAGGCGGCGGCAAGCTATTTCCCGCCGGACGAGGAGCTGCAGAAGATGCTCGTCACTGTCGTCGGCCGCGGCGAGGTCAAGGGCGTCGTGCTTGGCCTGCTCGAACCGGACGGCCGCCGCCGAATCGTCAGCTTCGGCGATGCGGGCACAGGCGAGCCGCCGCTATCCGGCGACACGGGTTTCGAGATCGGGTCGATCACCAAGACCTTCACCACGACCGTCTTGGCGGACATGGTCCGCAAGGGGGAAGTCGCGCTGGATGACCCCGTGTCCAAGTATCTGCCCGCCGGCGTGCGCGTGCCATCCCGCGGCGGGCGGCAGATCACTCTAGTCGATCTTGCGACGCACATGTCGGGCCTGCCGCGGTCGCCCGTCGGATACCAGGTACCCGACATGAACAATCCGTTCGCAGCGTTCGAGGCCAAGCACCTTTACGCCTTCCTGTCGTCCTACGAACTAGATCGAGATATTGGCGCCCGCTTCGAATATTCGAACCTCGGCGGCGGCCTGCTCGGCCATGCACTGGCCCGGGCGGCAGGCGCTGCTTCGATAGACGCCCTGATCGGCGAACGCATCCTCGCTCCACTTGGCATGTCGGCAACGGGTTTCGGTCGCCAGTCCAATTTGCGCCATCCGATGGCCAAGGGCCACAATCCGCAGGGCGAGGTCGTCCCTCACTGGACGTGGGCCGTTCTGGCCGGGGCAGGCGGGCTGCGTTCAACTGCCGCCGACATGCTGACCTACCTCGAAGCCAATATCGGCGCGCCACAATCGCCGCTGGAGGCGGCGATGCGGGATGCGCATCAGCCGCGCAGGCCCACCAGCGACAGGGGCGACAGCGTCGCCCTCGGCTGGCAGCACCTCCAACGCGGCGGCCGTACGATCATCCACCACGGCGCTCGCACCAGCGGATTTCAATCCTACATCGGCTTCGACCCGCAAACTGGGGCGGGGGCAATCGTGTTGGGCAATTCTCGCGGCTTCAACGCGCATTCCACGATTGTTCTGCAGATGCTCCGGGTGCCGGGCGCGCCATGA
- a CDS encoding protein adenylyltransferase SelO family protein — MDYRPNVRITELGDLFYDPVDPARFPGCIPRFRNERAAAGVGLKLDEAAWAAHFCRFDALPDNLPQPLALRYHGHQFRVYNPDLGDGRGFLFAQLRDSDGRLLDLGTKGSGQTPYSRTADGRLTLKGGVREILAAEMLEALGVDTSRTFALFETGEQLERGDEPSPTRSAVLTRLSHGHIRIGTFQRHAFAQDTGSLDRLVRYCLSHLYGDTPAADAAENAARLFDLVAQRTAELAASYMAAGFVHGVLNSDNINVTGESFDYGPWRFTPYWDADFTAAYFDHYGLYAFARQAEAIHWDLAQLAGCLALLAESAPLSETLDSWGDRFDRALVGTLLWRLGVAPRGDASDRELARTLVAALAERTHTIDRVFHDWRGGRDPGAQAYPAEPFRQLAAQLDGRARPPVDGYWADAEPCSMHIEEVEAIWAAIAERDDWSPLDAKVAAIRRMGQALIEDGCDLA, encoded by the coding sequence ATGGATTATCGCCCGAACGTCCGCATCACCGAACTGGGCGACCTGTTCTACGACCCCGTGGACCCGGCGCGCTTTCCCGGCTGCATCCCGCGTTTCCGGAACGAGCGGGCAGCCGCCGGCGTCGGACTGAAGCTCGACGAGGCTGCGTGGGCAGCGCATTTCTGCCGCTTCGACGCCTTGCCGGACAATTTGCCGCAGCCGCTGGCCCTGCGGTATCACGGCCACCAGTTCCGGGTGTACAATCCCGACCTTGGCGATGGGCGCGGGTTCCTGTTCGCCCAGCTACGCGACAGCGACGGACGCTTGCTCGACCTTGGCACCAAGGGGTCGGGACAGACGCCCTACAGCCGCACCGCCGACGGACGGCTGACACTGAAAGGCGGGGTTCGCGAAATCCTCGCCGCCGAAATGCTCGAGGCGCTGGGCGTCGACACATCCCGGACCTTCGCTTTGTTTGAAACCGGCGAACAGCTGGAACGCGGCGACGAACCGTCGCCCACCCGGTCCGCCGTGCTGACGCGATTGAGCCACGGGCATATCCGCATTGGCACGTTCCAGCGCCACGCCTTCGCGCAGGACACGGGCTCACTCGACCGGCTGGTCCGCTATTGCCTTTCCCATCTCTACGGCGACACGCCGGCGGCGGACGCGGCGGAAAATGCCGCGCGCCTGTTCGATCTGGTGGCGCAGCGCACCGCCGAACTGGCCGCCAGCTACATGGCCGCGGGCTTCGTCCACGGCGTCCTCAACAGCGACAATATCAACGTCACGGGCGAGAGTTTCGATTACGGTCCATGGCGCTTCACGCCCTATTGGGACGCCGATTTCACCGCGGCCTATTTCGACCATTACGGCCTTTACGCGTTCGCCCGGCAGGCGGAGGCAATCCACTGGGACCTGGCCCAGTTGGCGGGCTGCCTGGCGTTGCTGGCCGAAAGCGCGCCCTTGTCGGAAACGCTCGACAGCTGGGGCGACCGCTTCGACCGGGCGCTGGTCGGCACGCTGTTGTGGCGGCTGGGCGTTGCGCCGCGCGGCGACGCGTCGGACCGAGAACTGGCCCGGACGCTGGTCGCGGCGCTTGCCGAACGGACCCACACGATCGACCGCGTCTTCCACGATTGGCGCGGCGGTCGCGATCCGGGAGCGCAGGCCTATCCCGCCGAACCGTTTCGCCAGCTGGCCGCGCAGCTCGACGGACGGGCCCGCCCGCCTGTTGACGGTTATTGGGCGGATGCTGAGCCGTGTTCGATGCATATCGAGGAGGTCGAGGCGATCTGGGCGGCGATCGCGGAGCGTGACGATTGGTCGCCGCTGGACGCTAAAGTGGCCGCGATTCGCCGAATGGGGCAGGCACTGATCGAAGACGGCTGTGACTTGGCTTGA